Within Nanoarchaeota archaeon, the genomic segment AAAAAGGGGAAAAATATTCATTGTTTAAAATGCTGTACAAGAGCATAGGAGCATTTTTTGTCTGTTATTTTGTACGGGGGGCATGGAAACAAGGGCACCTGGGATTCATGCACTCATATTACCGGTTTACACACTACATGGGACTGTATCTGCGGCTTTGGGATATTGAACACAACCTGCAAAAAAAAGATATAGAAAAAATACATAACGACCTTCGATCAAAGCTGATATCAAAAGAAATCACGGTTGATGATTTATTAAAATATTGATGACAAAGTTGAAACCCTCCATATGCGAGTAGACAAACTCATAGAACAGTACCTAACATTTGGTGATTATTTATGAATGAAATAAAAAACACAGCAAATAAAGGAAGCATTATTCCGGGCGACAGCAGAGCCAGAAAAATAATCAGAAAGCCGGCTAATTTTTTATTGTACCACTACCGCAAAATATTCACGTCAGGGAAAACATTTGAAATCAACGGAAAGCAATATCCATACTTTTATCACATCCATAATGTGACCTGGAAAAATGAGCGCGCAGTAGAACTTTCAGTCGCCCTTGAATCCTTGAAAAAATATGAGGGTAAGAAAATACTTGAAATCGGAAATGTTTTATCGCACTACATCCCGATCACACATGATGTTGTTGACAAATATGAGATTGCAGATGGCGTCATAAATGAAGATGTTGTGGATTACAAGCCGTCAAAAAAATATGACCTGATTTTAAGCATATCGACTATGGAACACGTGGGATGGGATGAAGAGCCAAAAGACCCGAATAAAATACCTAGAGCAATTGAAAACCTTAAAAAATGCCTTTCGCCGGGCGGAGCAATTATTGTTACAATGCCTCTTGGCGAAAATCCCTATTTGGATGAATTGATTAAAAAGAGAAAAATACAGTTCAAAAAACAATATTTCCTAAAACGGGTCTCTAAAAATAATGACTGGGTACAGGTCGATTTGAAAGATATTGAGAATGTGAAATACGACAGCCCTTACCGCAATGCAAACGGAATAATCATAGGCATTATTTAAAAAATAACTCCGCCTCATGAACGAGGTATAACTTATTCTTGCAACACCGCATTCTCCTTAGCCCATGCGTAAAGCTCTTTTATCCCTTCCTTCGGCGAAACTTTCGGCGCCCACTTCAGAATTCTTTCCGCCTTCCTTATATCGCTGTAATAGACTTTCTGGTCCGCAGGCCTCCATTCGTGATGGCTTATTGGCGGAAGCAGCTGATTGCGGCCGATTTCTTCAAGGCATTCCTTTACTGATATGACATTTTTCGGCCCTCCGCCGATGTTAAAAACATTTCCCTTTGCCTCAGTGATATTCTCTATTTCTTTTATGCAAAGCGCGGCAACATCGCTTGCAAAAAGCACGTCCCGGACCTGTTTTCCGTCGCCGTAGATGCTCATCGCCTTTTTGCGCAGCGCAGAAATAACAAAGTGTGCTATCCAGCCCTGGTCCTCGTTGCCGTACTGATTTTTCCCGTACATGCAGCTGCAGCGGTTGACTACTGTCGGCATCTTGAAAACCTGGCTGTAATCCTGCATGTAGATGTCTGCAGCAAGTTTTGAGCATCCGTAAGGCGTGTGCTCCCGCGCATCTATTGAAAAGTTCTCAGGAATCCCCTTTCCTTTCAGTTCGCCGGCAAAATCATATCGCGTCTTCTGCTCTTGGAGAGGAACTGCATTGACATTATCGCCATATACTTTGTTGGTTGAAAAGAATAAGATTGCCTGCGCTTTTCCATACTTTCGCGCGGCTTCAAGAACATTTAAAGTGCCGTCGATATTTGTAGCCTTGTCCAGCATAGGATCTGCAATAGATGTGGTTACAGCCACCTGGGCGGCGGCATGGACTATAGCGTCCTTGTTTACAACAGCATCTTTAACAGCATCAAAATTCCTTACATCAGCCTCGATTATTTTGACATCAGGGTAATTCTTCTTTATGAACGCCCTGTTTTTTACAGAAGTCTCTCTTGAAAAGTTGTCAAATATTGTAACATCAAAGCCTTTTTTTGAGAATGCTTCCACAAGGTTTGTTCCTATAAATCCTCCGCCACCAGTAATTAAAATTTTCATTTTGAATCCCCATAATCTTGAAAAATGAAAAGCTTCGAATAAGCGAAGCGAAACGAGATGATTCTCATATCAATTCACCATAAAAAGATTCTATATCCCCTGCTGTTTTAGCCCAATCATATTCCTTTGCGGTTTTCTTTGCAGCGGCTTCAATCCTATTGCGTATATTCAAAGGCAAGTTATTTATTTCTATTATTCTTTCAGCAGCCTTCTTTGCATCCGAGAAATCGACAATAAATCCGTTCTTTCCGTCATTGATAAATGCGCGAAACGCTTGGATATCATTCAAAACCGGTATGCAGCCCGCTGCCATGGCTTCAATTGCAGATATGCCAAAGCCCTCATAACTTGATGCAAGCACAAAAATGCCTGATTTTTTGTAGTATTCAAGAAGTTCTTTTCCATGCTTTTCGCCTTCAAAAAATACGTTTTTTTCGACACCTAGGGACTTTGCAATAGCTTGCGCCTCTTTTTGTCTGCCCCAGTCGCCGCCCACAACAAACAGCTTTATGCCCGGGATTTTTTTCCTGGCTTCTGCAGCGCATTTTACCAAATTGTCGACGCGCTTGTTCTCTGAAATCCTTCCGACAAAAAGCAATGTACTTTTTTCCGGCTTGCGCGCAATGTCAAAAAAATCATAGCGTATGGAATAAGGCACATATGCGCACTTGTTTTTTGATATTTTTGAAAACAGCTCAAGGTCGTTTTTGCTGTGCGCAAATATCTTGCTTATGCCGGATGAAACAAGCCTGAACCATCCGAAAAAATAGAATTTCTTAAGAACAGACAAGTTTTTTGTATGAAATATTCCGCCGTGCGTCGAAAGAACAAGCGGCTTTCCGTGCAGCCATTTTGTAAGGGAAAAATAATCTGAAAAGAAACCGACGCCATGTATGTGAATCACATCATAGTTTTTGGCGAATTTCAGGACAGAAGGCGCGATTTTGTAATATTTCAGATTAGAATATGGAAGCCGGTAAATGTTTATGCCTTCAAAAATATCCCTTGCAGGAAGTTTTTCGCTCGCGTATGCGCAGGTATTCAAGCATGCGACATCGCTCGTATGTCCGCGCGAAATAAGCTCCTTGCACAGGTCAAGAACATAGCTTTCAATTCCGCCGGTGCATGGATAAAAATGCCCGCAAACATGAAGAATTCTGATAAAATCACCAAACCGCGTTAATTAACTTATAAACAAAAGCTTAAAAAATACAATATTCCTCCAATACGTGTGTGATTATATGTCAAAAGAACTCGTAACCGGAGGATTCGGATTCATAGGGACTAACCTGGTCAGGCGGCTTGTAGCCGATGGACGGGATGTCGTGGCTGTTGATAATCAATTTCTTGGCCGCGTCGAAAATCTCGACGGCGTAAACTGCGAAAAAATTGTATGCGATATCTGTAATTTCCAGAAGCTTAAAAACATAGTTGAAACGCACGACATTAAAAAAATATACCATCTGGCCGGATTCTCGAGCGCGCCGATGTTTAAAGACCATTCAGAACGCATAATAAGCAACCTCACCGGATTCAAAAACATTCTTGAGCTTGCCGCAACCCGTAAAATAAATGTAGTCTACGCAACTACGAGCTCTCTTTATGCGAGATGCCAAAAACCATATACGGAGGATATGAAAATTGTCCCGGGAACACCTTATGAACTCAGCAAATACCTGATGGAAATCACAGCGCAGATGTACCTCCAGTATTTTGGCGTTTCTGCAAAGGGCGCGCGCTTCTTTTCCGTATACGGGCCATACGAATCGCACAAAACGCAGTATGCAAATAATGCGACCCAGTTTCTTTGGGACCTCCGGGCAGGGCGCGCTCCAATAATTTATGGCGACGGAACGCAGACGCGCGACTTCACATATGTGAGCGACGTTGTTGAGGCGCTCATGAATATCATGGAAAAGGGAAAAGATGCCGAAATCTACAATGTCGGAACAGGAATTGAATACTCATTCAATCAGCTTGTAGGGATTTTAAACAAAAAGCTTGGCACAAACATAAAGCCGACATACGTAAAAAACCCGCTTAAAAATTACGTGCAAAGCACGCTTTCGGATATCTCAAAAATAAAGCGCGAAATCGGATGGGCTCCTAAAATGCCTTTTGAAGATGGGCTTAAAAAAAGCATAGAATTCTATTCAAAGAATCCGCAAAAAGAGCTTTAAAGCCAATTAGTTAAATCGACATCAAATAGGGTATTTTCATTTTTTAAGCCTCCTAAATACATCATCCGCAAAACCGCGGAAAACACCAAAACCAGTTGCAAATGCTCTGAACAGTATTATAACAAATGCCCAAAATCCAACCAGAATATCTCTTTTGAATATGTGTATTAGCAAAGGTAAAGAAAGAAATAATATTGCTATTGTTGGAATTATTTGATATATTACAATCCATGAAAATGGCGGCATCTTTTGAAAAATAATCCAACGCACAACATCACTAAGTGCAGAGGAAAAAAATAGTCCTGCAAAAAAGATTTCCAAAAAGGCGCTCTTTGGCGTATATGAATGCCCTTTTTTGAGCGTTTTTTCTCTTTTTTGGTAAACTCTGTATCTCCATCGCGCGTTTCTGTATTTTTGGCGCAAGTACTTCATTAAAGTGTTAGGGTGTGTGTGGTAAACAATGGCTTTAGGCGCGAAAACCATTTTTGGGGCTGTCAAAGTCCCAAAATCCTTGCGCTCCGCTTTAGGCTTTTCAGACGATGTCTGAAAAAGCTTCGAGCCTTGCGAGATGATCCTATAGCCCGACTCGGCAATTCTAAATGAAAGCTCAGGGTCCTCTCCGGCGGATGTTGAAAACGACTCGTCAAATCCGCCGAATTTTTCAAATATATCCTTGCGGTACCCTGCAGAGAACGTCCCGATAAAATCAATAGATTTCATTCCCGCCATTTTCGCGTGCCTCTCCTCGATTTCATACTGCGCAAATCTTGCGATAATTTCCTTCTGGCGCGTCCTGTAAGTGCCTGAAACTCCGACAACAATTTTATCCGAGAAAGGCGCGGCCATTTCCGCAATCCAGTTCTCCTCCGGCTCGCAGTCGGAATCCGTAAATAATAGTATGTTTCCGCGCGCCATTCTCGCGCCGAAATTGCGCGCAGATGCCGGGCCTTTGTGCTGGCGCTTAAAGAACTTAACATTTTTGAAAGATTTGACAATATCTACAGTTTTATCAATTGAGCCGTCGTCGACAACAATAATCTCAAATTTCTGGCTTATATATGCAGTGCTTCCTTCTTTATCAACAACCTCGTAATTTTTAATGCTCTGCAACTGAAGCGCCTTGATGCAGTTGCCTATTGTCTTCTCGGAATTGTAGGATGGCATTATTACAGAAATCATTTTTTATCATCTCTTCATGCATTGGATTAAGATCATCTCGTTTGCTGCTCGCAAACTCGAAGCTTTTGAGGGCTCCAACCTCAAAAAGCTTGGCGCAAAATGCCATGATTTTTTATCATTCTCCTTTTTCTTTGGATAAAAAACCATTATTTCAGATGCTTGACAAACGTCGCGCCTGCCTTGATTATCCGCGCCATTTCCTTTGGATTTTTCACTCCCTGGACAAGCTTTCCTGCAATATATTTTGGCCGCAGGTAAAACTGCCTTCGCGCCTTATTGCAAATCTTAACAAGCTCGGCTCCGCTCAATCCGGGTCTGTCAACAACGCAATTATGCAACCCCTCAGGAGTCAGCCATTTTGAATAATCTTCTGTTGTAAGATACCCTTTTGCTTTTGCGCGCTTGTAATCCTCAGTTATCGGATAAACCATGAGCGGATAAAACTGTGCAGTATCCGGATGCAGTTCCTTTGAAAAATCAATAGTCTCCTGTATGCTTTCTTTTGTGTCGCTGTCAAGGCCCAAAACAAAGCAGCCATTAACAAGAAGCCCTGCGCGTCTTGCATTGTTCATGAACTCAAGCTGCATATCTCTCGTGGTCCTTTTATGTATTGATTCGAGCACCCTTGCGTTCGGGCTTTCAAAGCCAACGCACATGAGCCTGCATCCTGCGGATTTCATCACATTAAGTGTTTCCATGTCAGTATTTACGCGCGCGTTGCACGACCACTTGATTTTTATGCCGCGCTTTTTCATAAGCTCGCAAAGCTCAATAGTCCTTTGCTTGACTGCGGGAAATGTCTCATCCTCAAACATGATTTCCTTAACTTCTGGCAGTTCTTTCTGGATGTATTCAAGCTCTTTGACAACATTTTCAATAGAGCGCGAGCGGTATGATCCCTTAAAAGGGCTGTTGCAAAAACTGCATGAATAAGGGCATCCGCGCGCGGTAAGTATTGTCACTTGCGGAAAAGTCAGCGATGCGTAGAAATAATCGCGCACATTCAGGTGCTTCTTGTAAACTTCAGAGACAAACGGCAGCTCGTCAAGATTTTTGATTAATTCGCGCGGCAGATTATCAACAATTTTTTTGCCGCTCGCAAAGCTCAGCCCTGCAACGCTGTCAAGCTTTTTCCCCGCTTCAAGGGCTTTTGCAAGGTCTCTTACAGTGTAATCATATTCGCTGCAACAGACAGAATCGATTTTGCCAAGCGCAATAGTCTCGTGCGGCATCGCAGTAGGGTGCGTTCCGACAAGATTTATGTGAGCCGTTGGCACTGCCTCTTTTATTGCATCTGCAACAGCCACATCATTATAGATGCTTGGCGTGCTTGTGTCAATCACAACAAGAGCGGGATTCTCGCGCTTTGCAAGTTCCATGACTTGATCGCGCGACATATTCTTTGCAACGGCATCGATGAGCAACACGTCAAAACCTTCTTTTTCAAGAACGCCCACCATATACGATAAGAAGTAAGGCATGTATAATGTTCCGCTCTTTGTAACACAGGGAGAGCGCGATTGTCTCGAAAACCCTTTAATATAAGGTGGATTTACTGCCAATATTTTCATATTTGACCCCTCAACTTCTTTGTTTCTTGTGTTGTTCTTCGCGGGATGTTGAGTTTTTTCATAATTTTTATGATCCCTGCATGGCTATAACTAAGTTTTTTACCAATCTCTGAGATGGTTAAGCACTCATCATGATACATTTTTTTTATAGCCCCCCCCATTTCCCTAAGTTTTTCTAATTTCTCCTTCTCTCTTATTTCTCGCCTTTTCCTTCTCCATGCCCGCTTATATTCATTCTTTTCCTTGCGAGATAATGTTATTCTGTCTTTATTTCCTTCCCATAATGCACCCAGTTTATAAAACACGCAATTTGGGACCCCATATTTTTCGAAAATTACCTTAAAAATTGCTAAAAGTTTTTTAGAGTCAGTACTATTAAATTTAATATAATATGTATTGTTCCTTCTGCATATTTTTGGGTTTACATTCCATTTTTTTATGAACCAGTCTTTTATTATGGTGTGTTCTATATAGGTAAACGAATCGGTGGAAAAATTTACTAAATTTTCTAATATTGTGACGTGTCCATCATCTAGATACCATACTGCTAGACCTAGTTCATTTATTTGGTCTAAAATCTCCGAGGTTATTCTTTTTTTTCTATCAAAATAAAATATTTTATGATACTCGCTTAGTAAAGGAAGTGAAGATGTTTTAATTATGACTTGGGGGTATTTCTTGTTTAATTTATAATTCATATATTCTTTATCCTTTAACTTACACCCGAAAATTTTCAGGATCTTGTCTTTCCATATTAAGTAGTCTCTTTGTTTTGATGAGTGCGTTTCCTCAAGATAATAATTTGTTCCATTACCGTGTGATAAGCTACCATCCCCTAATAAACTACCCAAAAGCACCTGCTTGCAATCTTCAGTAAACAATATATCCAAATATTCAGGATTCTTATTTAAGTTTGCCAGAGATATTTTTAGTTTCGTTTGTTCTGAACGGGGCTTTCCGTAGAACGGATGGTTTTTACCGCTCATTGCTTTCGACATCTTCTGTTTTGTTTCTTCGGATCGTTTTTTGCCTGTTTTAGACTCTGCGATTTTTCTTACTCGTTTGTCTGTTTCCTTTGTCAAACCTCTATTCCAAGGGATGTTGCTTTTCCTCGTAAAATCATCATTGTTCTGGTCTTTCATCTTATACCGAAACTACTTAGTTACTAATATATTTAAAGGTCCCATATTTTGTAACACATCACATGACGCACGGCGAGCGGCTCTGCCTTGAATATTTCGGAATAAATGGCGGATTTAATAATAAAACTTTCATACAAGACGTATTTTGCAGATAAATATATATAAACTGCTTTTAAATGTCTGAATATTATGAATGAAACGCCTGGCAAACCCGAATCAATTCTTAACAAGATGTCGGAAAATTACAAAAAAGACAAGCTGCTATTCACTGCAATTGTTTTAATCCTCGCGCTAGGTATTTTTTTCAGAGTGTACCAATATAATGCTGAAGGTGCTCTTGAAGGGGATTCTCCGGGCGTAGTGGCCGGAAGCCTTAAATGGTATTATCCGCACGACTACTTTCCAGGCCTGATGCACACATACCCTCCTTTGGGAAACATAATTTTTGGTGCAGGGTGCATGCTTTCTGGCGCTGACTTCTCTCCAATAATCCAGCAGCCACAAAACTTCTATCCGTCAATATTTCCGTTAATCGGAGAGCCGTATAGCCGGGCAGAAAAATACTGCGTAGCGCCATCATACCTCGCATCCATCCTGTTATTCCTGGGTCTTGTTGTTTTCTCTTTTTCAATTCTTGACAAATATAGTGCAGCGTATTCAATTGCTTTTTTTGCATTCTTTGGCATTATTATCCAATGGGGTCGCGTAATATACTATGACGTGATTTTGTGGACATTAACAATATACGGGCTCTTATTTTTATGGCGGGCATACAAGGCAGAAAAAGGAAACAAAAAAGAATATTATTGTTTTCTAATTTCTGCAGCCTTTTTCGGGCTTGCGACTGCGACAAAATATACGGCCGTTATATTTCTTCCATTTGCGATATTTATCATATTGGAAAAATACTCATTCGGTTTCTTTAAGCATTTTTCCAGCATGGCAAAGATAAACTTAAAGACGCTCAGCAATCCGGAAAAAGAAGAAGAGGGCTACTCTTTTTTCATATCTGCAAAATACATGATAATGTCAGTTATTGCATTTTTATTCGCCATGCTTCTGCCATACAAATTCAGCCTGACTGACTTTTTTGATGTGAAAAATACATTTTTTACATTTTACCCTAATCTTGGAAAAGTTGTCATCAGCGGATCGTTTCCAAAATTCTTCATCGATTTCCTGTTCAATATCTCTTTATTTGACGCAGCCATCGCAATTTTTTCAATAAGCACATTCATAATATTATTGAAAAAGACTGCAATAACAAGAAATGCATCTAATAATGAACGCTTCATACTTTATCTAGTCGTATTGTTAATTGTGTCTTTAACAATATCCGCTGCTTTTGATTACAGCATAAATAGCGGGCTCGGGCGCAGATTGATTCTTTATGTTTTTGGATTAGTCTTCCTTATGTCTCTGGCATTTTCAGATGCAGAATACTCTATTTTTAGCGCTTTGAACATCAAAGATTCTGATAAAAAACGCGCCGTCTTCTTCATATTTTTATCCATTTATATAGTGTTTTCCGCAGCATCGCTCTTTTCTGCCGCACCGTATTATGCCCAAACAAAGGGGCCGCTATGTAAACTTGATGAGGCTCAATGTATAACATACCCGTGGCCCATACACAAACTCGTTTCAGACACTATGAAAAACATGCTAAAAGAAAATGAGACATTTTACGGAATTAATTTGCACATGTACCTCAGGCAAAAAGACGACTTTATAATATGGCAGATAGAATCGCAATTCCAGCAAAAATACGGGCGCCCGCCGACAATTACTGAAGTATCCAATATATTCGATTTTGAAGGCAGGCACATCAGGTATTTCATTATGTCCTCTTTTGAACCTGTTTTTGAAGGGACAATTGAAAATAAAAAAGAAATATTCCGCAATTACGAGCCCAAAAAAGTCATTCTAATAAACAACATTGAAGCCGCATACATATATGATCTTGAGGATCTCGTGCCTCGCAACGCAACAAAAAGCAGAACAGGATAAAGGGATTATAGGATTATAAAGATTGGCAATTAAAAAAATTGCATGAAAGTAACCCTTGTCCTTTTAACACTGAATGAAATCATTCCGGTAAAGGAAATGTATCCGAAAATACCGTTTGATGCAGTTGATGAAGTGATTGCGGTTGACGGAGGCTCGAAAGACGGCACAATAGAATTCTTCAAAAAACAGGGAATAAAGGTTGTTGTCCAGAAAGAGCGCGGCCGCGGAAGAGGTTTCATGTACGGTCTCCAAAATGCAAAGGGAGATTATATTCTTTATTTCAGCCCGGACGGAAACGAAAATCCCAAAGACATCCCACGGCTTGTAGCAGAAGCAAAAAAAGGATATGACATTGTGGCGGGATCCCGCTTCATGGATGGCGGAAAAAGCGACGACAGCGATGATCCGCTGCATGTGCGAAATCTAGGCAATCATTTTTTTACTGCGATAATAAACCTTTTTTACGGCTCAAAATACACTGATGCAGTCAATGGATTCCGGATAGTCAAAAAAAGCGCGCTTGAAAACATGAAACTTGATGCAACCGAATATGAAATAGAATTCCAGATGTCGATTCGCGCGGCAAAAAATAAGCTCAAAGTCGCAGAGATTCCGACAATAGAAATGGAGCGGATAGGCGGTGCGCGCAAAGCGCAGACATTTCGGATGGGCTGGAGATTCTCAATATTTTTCTTAAAAGAGCTTTTTAAAAAATAAATAGTGACTGCATACAAACTTTTTAAAGGTATTCTCTTCAATAAATACTATGCGAATTCTCTGCCTCAATCCTGGGCCTTCCGGCAGCATTGACAAAAAAGAGCTGTTTGTGAAAGAAGGCAGGTGTATGGAGCGAAGCGGCGCGTGGAGCAATCTGCGCATGCCGATAAGCCTTGCGTACATATCAAGCATACTCAAAAAAGACGGACATGAAGTCCGGCTTATTGACGATATTGCAGAATATTCCTTAAACGACAAAACAAAGCTTGACTCAATCCTTGAAAAATTCCAGCCGGACCTGGCAATAATAAACACATCACTGCCTTCTGTGCTGACCGAAGACATGTTTGCAGTCAAAAAAATCAAGGAGAAATACCCGAAAGCAATTATTGCAATGATTGGCGTTGCTCCCACGCTCATCACAGGCGAAATACTGAAAGCAGGCCCTGTTGATATCTGCATAAGGAAAGAGCCGGAAATGATATCAAAAGAGATTTCTGCCTGTATCGCATCCGGAAAAGACTGGAAAAGAGTATTGGGCATAAGCTTTGTCCATAACAAGGCAATAGTAACGAATCCGGACGCGCCTCTTGTTGATATAAACGCGCTTCCGATGCCGGATTTTGATTCTCTTCCTCTTGATGCTTATAGAACTCCGATAGACAGGAAAAAACAGGTATTAATAGATGTTTCAAGAGGATGCCCCTACAAGTGCATCTATTGCACTGGAACAAAATTTTACGGCCACGATTTCAGGTACAGGAATCCGGAAAAGGTTCTTGAAGAAATAGAGCATGTAAAAAAACTGGGTGTTCGAAAAATACTCTTCTGGGCAGATACTTTCACATTCAATAAAAAATTCGTGATTGATTTGTGCAATGGAATGGTTGAACGCGGGCTTGAAAAAGACATGTCCTGGGTTGTTAATTCGCGCGTGAACACAATCGACCAGGAAATGCTAAAGCATATGGATGAAGCAAACTGCTTCCTTGTAGCTTTCGGAGCTGAAAGCGGCAACCAGGAAATACTGAATTATGTGAACAAGGGCATAACTCTCGAGCAGACGCGAAATGCCTTCAAGTGGGTTCATGAAACCAATATAGAGAGCGCTGCGCATATCGTATTCGGCCTCGCGCCCTTTGAGACTGAAACGACAATCAAAAAAACTCTTGATTTTGTAAAAGAGATAAAGCCCAATTACGCGAATTTCCACATAGCGACGCCGTACCCGGGAACAGAGCTTTACGCGCGCTACGACAAGGAAGGATACATAATAAACAAGGAATACACGCGCCTCGAATCGCCCAAGGCAAACATAACGCTTCCGAATCTTTCAAACAACGACCTTGAACACTGGCGCGACAAGGCCTTTTTCGACTTTTATGTTACTCCAAGAATCGCAATTCAGGAATTGAAAAAAGTGCGGTCGTTTCCGCATCTGTACAATCTTGTCACTAACGGATTATGGTTTATGCAGGGATGGATGAATGCAAGAAAACTCTAATTTTAAAGACATAATCAAAAGCGAACGATTTATTGAAACAGCAATCCTCATCTTATTCGTATCCATTTTCATTTTTCTGAAACTCGCGCAGCCGTTGAATTACGAGCTATCTCACCAGTATCCGACGTTTTATAATGCGAATGATAACTTCGGCAACGGATATTCGATGCCCCAATACGTAAAAGAAGTGGGCAATTTTAAATACGAACCTCCAAACACAGTTTCCGGATTTAAGGATGTTGTGGGATATTATC encodes:
- a CDS encoding class I SAM-dependent methyltransferase, yielding MNEIKNTANKGSIIPGDSRARKIIRKPANFLLYHYRKIFTSGKTFEINGKQYPYFYHIHNVTWKNERAVELSVALESLKKYEGKKILEIGNVLSHYIPITHDVVDKYEIADGVINEDVVDYKPSKKYDLILSISTMEHVGWDEEPKDPNKIPRAIENLKKCLSPGGAIIVTMPLGENPYLDELIKKRKIQFKKQYFLKRVSKNNDWVQVDLKDIENVKYDSPYRNANGIIIGII
- a CDS encoding GDP-mannose 4,6-dehydratase, whose product is MKILITGGGGFIGTNLVEAFSKKGFDVTIFDNFSRETSVKNRAFIKKNYPDVKIIEADVRNFDAVKDAVVNKDAIVHAAAQVAVTTSIADPMLDKATNIDGTLNVLEAARKYGKAQAILFFSTNKVYGDNVNAVPLQEQKTRYDFAGELKGKGIPENFSIDAREHTPYGCSKLAADIYMQDYSQVFKMPTVVNRCSCMYGKNQYGNEDQGWIAHFVISALRKKAMSIYGDGKQVRDVLFASDVAALCIKEIENITEAKGNVFNIGGGPKNVISVKECLEEIGRNQLLPPISHHEWRPADQKVYYSDIRKAERILKWAPKVSPKEGIKELYAWAKENAVLQE
- a CDS encoding glycosyltransferase family 4 protein, translated to MNTCAYASEKLPARDIFEGINIYRLPYSNLKYYKIAPSVLKFAKNYDVIHIHGVGFFSDYFSLTKWLHGKPLVLSTHGGIFHTKNLSVLKKFYFFGWFRLVSSGISKIFAHSKNDLELFSKISKNKCAYVPYSIRYDFFDIARKPEKSTLLFVGRISENKRVDNLVKCAAEARKKIPGIKLFVVGGDWGRQKEAQAIAKSLGVEKNVFFEGEKHGKELLEYYKKSGIFVLASSYEGFGISAIEAMAAGCIPVLNDIQAFRAFINDGKNGFIVDFSDAKKAAERIIEINNLPLNIRNRIEAAAKKTAKEYDWAKTAGDIESFYGELI
- a CDS encoding GDP-mannose 4,6-dehydratase, whose translation is MSKELVTGGFGFIGTNLVRRLVADGRDVVAVDNQFLGRVENLDGVNCEKIVCDICNFQKLKNIVETHDIKKIYHLAGFSSAPMFKDHSERIISNLTGFKNILELAATRKINVVYATTSSLYARCQKPYTEDMKIVPGTPYELSKYLMEITAQMYLQYFGVSAKGARFFSVYGPYESHKTQYANNATQFLWDLRAGRAPIIYGDGTQTRDFTYVSDVVEALMNIMEKGKDAEIYNVGTGIEYSFNQLVGILNKKLGTNIKPTYVKNPLKNYVQSTLSDISKIKREIGWAPKMPFEDGLKKSIEFYSKNPQKEL
- a CDS encoding glycosyltransferase; translated protein: MISVIMPSYNSEKTIGNCIKALQLQSIKNYEVVDKEGSTAYISQKFEIIVVDDGSIDKTVDIVKSFKNVKFFKRQHKGPASARNFGARMARGNILLFTDSDCEPEENWIAEMAAPFSDKIVVGVSGTYRTRQKEIIARFAQYEIEERHAKMAGMKSIDFIGTFSAGYRKDIFEKFGGFDESFSTSAGEDPELSFRIAESGYRIISQGSKLFQTSSEKPKAERKDFGTLTAPKMVFAPKAIVYHTHPNTLMKYLRQKYRNARWRYRVYQKREKTLKKGHSYTPKSAFLEIFFAGLFFSSALSDVVRWIIFQKMPPFSWIVIYQIIPTIAILFLSLPLLIHIFKRDILVGFWAFVIILFRAFATGFGVFRGFADDVFRRLKK
- a CDS encoding radical SAM protein, with the protein product MKILAVNPPYIKGFSRQSRSPCVTKSGTLYMPYFLSYMVGVLEKEGFDVLLIDAVAKNMSRDQVMELAKRENPALVVIDTSTPSIYNDVAVADAIKEAVPTAHINLVGTHPTAMPHETIALGKIDSVCCSEYDYTVRDLAKALEAGKKLDSVAGLSFASGKKIVDNLPRELIKNLDELPFVSEVYKKHLNVRDYFYASLTFPQVTILTARGCPYSCSFCNSPFKGSYRSRSIENVVKELEYIQKELPEVKEIMFEDETFPAVKQRTIELCELMKKRGIKIKWSCNARVNTDMETLNVMKSAGCRLMCVGFESPNARVLESIHKRTTRDMQLEFMNNARRAGLLVNGCFVLGLDSDTKESIQETIDFSKELHPDTAQFYPLMVYPITEDYKRAKAKGYLTTEDYSKWLTPEGLHNCVVDRPGLSGAELVKICNKARRQFYLRPKYIAGKLVQGVKNPKEMARIIKAGATFVKHLK
- a CDS encoding glycosyltransferase family 39 protein, giving the protein MNETPGKPESILNKMSENYKKDKLLFTAIVLILALGIFFRVYQYNAEGALEGDSPGVVAGSLKWYYPHDYFPGLMHTYPPLGNIIFGAGCMLSGADFSPIIQQPQNFYPSIFPLIGEPYSRAEKYCVAPSYLASILLFLGLVVFSFSILDKYSAAYSIAFFAFFGIIIQWGRVIYYDVILWTLTIYGLLFLWRAYKAEKGNKKEYYCFLISAAFFGLATATKYTAVIFLPFAIFIILEKYSFGFFKHFSSMAKINLKTLSNPEKEEEGYSFFISAKYMIMSVIAFLFAMLLPYKFSLTDFFDVKNTFFTFYPNLGKVVISGSFPKFFIDFLFNISLFDAAIAIFSISTFIILLKKTAITRNASNNERFILYLVVLLIVSLTISAAFDYSINSGLGRRLILYVFGLVFLMSLAFSDAEYSIFSALNIKDSDKKRAVFFIFLSIYIVFSAASLFSAAPYYAQTKGPLCKLDEAQCITYPWPIHKLVSDTMKNMLKENETFYGINLHMYLRQKDDFIIWQIESQFQQKYGRPPTITEVSNIFDFEGRHIRYFIMSSFEPVFEGTIENKKEIFRNYEPKKVILINNIEAAYIYDLEDLVPRNATKSRTG
- a CDS encoding glycosyltransferase family 2 protein, which encodes MKVTLVLLTLNEIIPVKEMYPKIPFDAVDEVIAVDGGSKDGTIEFFKKQGIKVVVQKERGRGRGFMYGLQNAKGDYILYFSPDGNENPKDIPRLVAEAKKGYDIVAGSRFMDGGKSDDSDDPLHVRNLGNHFFTAIINLFYGSKYTDAVNGFRIVKKSALENMKLDATEYEIEFQMSIRAAKNKLKVAEIPTIEMERIGGARKAQTFRMGWRFSIFFLKELFKK